AAAGGCGACTCTAGAGCCGCCTTTTCTTTAACGAAGTTATTCGCTAATTGCTAACTATCTAATTACTTAGAGATGTGAGCGATTAGGTCTAGAACTTTGTTTGAGTAACCGATTTCGTTGTCGTACCAAGATACAACTTTAACGAAGTTATCAGTTAGAGCGATACCAGCTTTAGCATCGAATACTGAAGTTTGAACTTCGCCGATGAAGTCTTGAGAAACAACTTGGTCTTCAGTGTAACCTAGAACACCTTTAAGCTCGCCTTCAGAAGCTTCTTTCATCGCTGCACAGATAGCTTCGTAAGATGCACCTTCTTTTAGGTTAACGGTTAGGTCAACGACAGAAACGTTAGCAGTTGGTACACGGAAAGCCATACCAGTTAGTTTGCCGTTGAGTTCTGGAAGAACAACGCCTACCGCTTTAGCTGCACCAGTTGAAGATGGGATGATGTTCTGAGAAGCACCACGACCACCGCGCCAGTCTTTAGCAGAAGGACCATCTACCGTTTTTTGAGTTGCTGTAGTAGCGTGAACTGTAGTCATAAGACCAGATTCGATACCGAACTTGTCGTTAAGAACTTTAGCGATAGGCGCTAGACAGTTAGTTGTACAAGAAGCGTTAGAAACGATGTCTTGACCAGCGTAAGTGCTGTCGTTAACACCCATTACGAACATTGGAGTTGCGTCTTTTGAAGGACCAGTTAGAACAACTTTCTTAGCACCAGCAGTGATGTGCTGACGTGCAGTCTCGTCAGTTAGGAAGATACCAGTTGCTTCAGCTACAACGTCAACACCGATTTCGTCCCACTTAAGGTCAGTTGGGTTACGCTCAGCAGTAACACGTACAGTCTTACCGTTAACGATTAGGTTACCACCTTCAACTTCAACAGTACCGTTGAAACGGCCGTGAGTTGAATCGTACTTAAGCATGTATGCCATGTACTCTACATCGATCAGGTCGTTGATACCTACAACTTCGATGTCGCTACGCTCTTGTGCTGCACGGAATACGAAACGACCGATACGGCCAAAACCGTTAATACCTACTTTGATAGTCATTATAGTTGCTCCACAACTTAATTTCTGATTAAAGATAACTGGTAGTAAAATTACAGAATCCAGTCAAAATCTGCAACAGATAATCGGACTTAACTTGTTTAAAGTCAAAAAAAAGCGTCGCTTTTTTTCACAATCAGTCGTAATTGACTATCTTTTGAACGGATTATAGGTTTCTTGTTTAACCAGTTGACGTAAAATAGATCAAACGCTTTCACTTTTGATCAAAGTTTAAGCGTCCTTTTATGGATTCAAAGTATGTGCTACAAACAATAAATTGCGCAAGTTTTTGAGAAAAAAAGTCACAGTAATAGTGATTAATTCGGAGAAAAAGACAAAGTGGAACAGGATAATAAAAAAGTCATCAAACCCAATGAATACTGGCGTGAAAAGCTTTCTGAAGAAGAATATCGCATCTGTCGTGAGCAGGGAACAGAAGCACCGTTCACAGGTAAGTTACTGCAAAACAAGGAAACTGGGGTATATTCTTGTACCTGCTGTCAGGCCCCTCTATTTCAATCAGATAACAAGTATGATTCCGGTTGTGGTTGGCCAAGTTTCGATGCCCCTATTAATGATCAGGCTATTCGTTATTTGGAAGATCTAAGTCACGGAATGGTGAGAACAGAGATTAGGTGTGCAGCTTGTGATAGCCACTTGGGTCACGTTTTTCCTGATGGGCCAAAGACAACAGGTGAAAGATTTTGTGTGAATTCTGTGTCGTTAATTTTCAACAATTCTTAAAAAAGCGGTGATTAATTCACCGCTCATTGTTTAATCCTTTCATGTTGTCGACGCTAATTGAAGTTAGGAACCATGTCTCTTTGGTAACGGCCGCTATCGAGCGCGTTTTCAATATTGTCGGCAATATCATCGAGCTGTTTGTACTTGTCTTGGCTGAATCCATAAAGAATTTTCATTTCCTGCGCTGAGCCGATAATGGGAACGTCGAAGCGACTCGCCACCATCGCCCAAATGTAAGCTTGTTCTTTACGATTCTGTTGATAGGTAATACTAGCCAGTGTCTTAAAAATGTCCGTATTAAGGTTCTTGCCTTTACTCAGTTCGAGCGATTTGTTGAGTAAGCTTATTGTTTTCTCCAGATCACGGCTGGTATAAAAGGTAGCAAGTGCATACTGCATCTCAGGAGTGTCCAGAGCCGGAGTGCCTTCGAGTTGCAGGAAGCTTCTTTGTGCTTCGTCATCACCCGTTTGGCTCCAAAGGAAATAGAGGGATTCTGGAGAAGAAGATTGACGAATTCGCTCGACCAATTGTTCTAAGTCCTCCCCTGAGTTGATTAATGCATTGAATCGACGCTCTTTTAGTCCAGGCTGTTCAATAGGCTGTATCTGTGAGGCTAATTCAAGGCACTTCTTATAGGCCGCCAGATAGTGGTATTCGGCAATAATATTGCTGTCGGTCGGTTGTTTAAGCACATCATTACGATGCCAAATCAAGTCGGTTCTAGGTACACGGCACTGACCATCGTTCATATTAAGCCGTTCACATTGTAATCTGGGATTATCGGCGCATAGTTTGTCAGTGTTCTGACGATTTTCGAAACACCCTGATAACGCAATAGCCAGACTTAAGATTAGTAGCGCTCTTATATGATTCATAATTTGATTTGCTTGTGATCCGTTACACTTATTCTTGGGTGCAATCTTGACTAAGAATGCTATCCAGTTATGTTCTTTCCATCTCAGTTACAACTTAAGGATAGACCATGGACGCAGAGCAGTTAATTAATGCCATTACACCAGAGGCATATGAGCGTCTACTCTATGCTGTAGAAACGGGGAAGTGGCCTGAGGGTACACCACTTTCTCACGAGCAGCGAGATTCGTGTATGCAAGCTGTGATGTTGTATCAATCTAAGCATAACGCAGAAGCGCAACATATGACGGTGGCCCAAGGGGGCGAGATCAGTTTTAAGTCAAAAGCGGAACTGAAAAAGCAGTTCAAGCAAGATCAGCAAGATATTGTTCGAGTCAACCCAAATAAGGACGCTTAGTGTCCGACTAAGCTCTGATACGCAAAAGCAGGAAATTCATCCTGCTTTTTTGTTGCCTGACGGTTTAGCCGCAGCATTTCTTAAACTTTTTACCGCTGCCACAGATACAAGGATCATTTCGGCCGACTTTGAGTTGTTTTATGGTTTGATTGAGCCGTGGGTCAATATCGGGCTCTGGAAACGTGCCATCAATGTAGTACCACAAGCCATTCTCTCTTACAAAACGAGAGCGCTCTTCCAGGCAATGTTGTGTTTTGTCGTCGTTAAAATAAGCTTTAAAAGTGACGAAACCTTCGTTCGCATCTTTGCCTACTTCTGTATTGATGACTTCCAACTTGCACCAATCACTTTCTATCGATTGTTTAATTTCTTCGCGTTGTTCATTGGCATGACAACTTGGGTGATAAGTTTCTACTACATAATCGACCAATTGCTTAACGTGTGCGCTATAGCGAGAACGCATTAATTTTTCAGGCGTCGTGGCTTTAGAATGGTCGAGATGAATCGGCTCACAGCAATCGCTGTAGCGCTTTGCTGTCCCACAAGGGCAATATTGCATGATGGCTCCAATGAAACGCTATTTTGTTGATACTGAGAGAAGATCTGCGGTCCATTTAACGGAAGCGTTATAGCTTGAAATGATGTCTTTTGGATTTAAACCAAGAGACTCGCTAAGGTTGGATACCTCTTCCCATTCAGCTAACTCATACGCTTCGGTTAACATGAGAATACTGCCTAGTATGCCTGCATTCTTTGTCAATGCCAGCTTTACGGCCTCTTCGATAGGAATCTCGTTCACGATAAGATCCAATGGCTTGTCTAGAAGACTATCGAGCAACGAGAACATACCAGTAAGAAAAGCTTGTCCGGCACCAAGTTCTACTTGAAGCTTTTCTCCGATCAGCTCGCAGAAGCGGGCACGTTGGATAGACAACCCGTACAGATAGTCGGGTTTGCTATCTTGGCTCGATGCCAGCGAGACTAGAGAAATGAATTTGCGCAATTTATCCTCACCAAGATAAACCAAAGCCTGACGGAAAGACTGAATTTGTGTTTGTACTATGGCGGACGAATTGACAAAAGTCAGTAGTTTGTAAGATAACGACACATCTTTGCTGATGAGTGACTCAATGGTGTTGTAGTCAATATCATCTTTCGAAATTTCGGTTAAAAGTTGGATGATCGTCATGAAAGCGGGTTCCAACGCTTTTTTGCTGATTATCTCAGGCTTGCTGAAAAAGTAGCCTTGGAAATATTCAAATCCTGCTCTTTTGGCTTGCTCAAACTCTTCATAGTTTTCAACTTTTTCTGCTAAGAACTCAATATTTGAACCTTCAAGACTCATCATGAAAATTTTAGCTTTTTCTATCGGAACTAGTCGGATATCAAATTTGATGATTGAGATATAGGGGAGAAAGGCTTTCCACTCTTTACTCGGAACAAAGTCATCCAGAGCGATTTTATATCCTTCCTCAGCCATCTCTTTAATGGCTTGCAATAGTTCTTGTGTTGGTGCGCAATCTTCAAGAATTTCAACAACCATGTTGTCTTTGGGAAATAAAGTTGGGACTTTGTTAACTAAACTTTGGTAAGGGAAATTAACGAACCCAAGTTTGTCACCCAGAGTGTCGTAGTGCGTGTTGAGGAAGTGATCAGAAAGCAAACGACTGGTCGCGTGGTCCGGATCAACTTCAGGAAAGGTGTTCTTGGGCCCATCCCTGAACAAGAGTTCGTACCCTACCGTGTGTTTATCTCTACCCAGTATGGGTTGTCTGGCGATGTAAGAGTTTTTCAAAACCTAGTCCCAACGTCTTATTATTTGTTATGGAATTGGCCAGATTCCAATGAATAATTAAGAGTTTAGTCAGCTTCTTACATGGAAGTCTGAAATGGCCTAGCTTCCAACTTGAAGCTATTTTTAGCATAGACCAGAACTGAGCCTTGAGTGTACCAATCCCCTAAAACAATACGGGTTTTTTCTGAATTGTGCGTTTTGAACACATGCACATTAGGGCGATGTGTATGTCCGTGAATCATCAAATCGACATTATGGTCTGCCATGACCGCTTCCACTTCCGTTTGTGTCACGTCCATTATATCGAGCGATTTGGTTTGTTTGTCGGTATGAATATCAGATTGAACTTTCGAAACAATTTTCTTTTTAATGAACATTGGGATGCGGTTAAACAACCATTGTAGCCAAGGTTGATGCACTTTTTCTCGATACTGGAGATATTTTACATCCGCAGTACACAGTGTATCTCCATGCAAAACGACCGCTTTTTACCGTAGAGATCAATCACTGTTTCGTCACCTAGTAAGGTAATGCCAGTTTGTTTAGCGAAGCGTTTACCAACCAAGAAATCTCGATTGCCCTGGGTGAAATAGCAAGGTACTCCAAGAGACGTCAACAGTTTGAACTCGTGTCGGACTTGCTTAGCAAAGTCTGAGCGGTCATCGTCGCCAATCCAAAATTCGAACAGATCGCCGAGAACATACAAGGCGTCAGCATGAATCGCTTCTTCACGCATAAAGCGAATGAAGCAATCCGTGATATCTGGTGTAGTGGGAGAGAGATGGAGGTCTGATATAAATAATGTGGTCATAGTGTGTGAACCTGAAGGAACAACTAGGGAGAGCCAAATGCTCTCCCTAACAATCATTAATCTTCGATTGTGGTGCCTGTGATGACAACGTCTTCTAAAGGAACATCTTGATGCATGCCTTGTGAGCCTGTGCTTACCCCTTTAATTTGGTTGACGATATCCATGCCTTCGACCACTTCCGCGAACACACAGTAACCCCAACCGTCTAGACTTTCGCTGCGGAAATCTAGGAAAGTGTTGTTGCTCACGTTGATGAAGAACTGTGAACTTGCAGAGTGTGGTTCCATGGTACGCGCCATTGCAAGTGTACCTACTTTGTTGCTCAAGCCGTTGTTTGCTTCATTCTTGATAGATGCGCGAGTCGCTTTTTCACGCAGACCTGATTCCATGCCGCCACCTTGGATCATGAAACCATCGATAACACGGTGGAATAGCGTGTTGTCGTAGAAACCATCACGGCAGTACTGCAGGAAGTTCGCGCATGTTTCTGGTGCTTTTTCTTCGTTTAGTTTAACTTTGATGTCACCAAAATTAGTGTGAAGGGTGATCATGATGATGTCCTTTATTTATGACTTTGACTGAAAGTCTGAATTCTATATGAACTTTCACC
This window of the Vibrio neptunius genome carries:
- the gap gene encoding type I glyceraldehyde-3-phosphate dehydrogenase, with amino-acid sequence MTIKVGINGFGRIGRFVFRAAQERSDIEVVGINDLIDVEYMAYMLKYDSTHGRFNGTVEVEGGNLIVNGKTVRVTAERNPTDLKWDEIGVDVVAEATGIFLTDETARQHITAGAKKVVLTGPSKDATPMFVMGVNDSTYAGQDIVSNASCTTNCLAPIAKVLNDKFGIESGLMTTVHATTATQKTVDGPSAKDWRGGRGASQNIIPSSTGAAKAVGVVLPELNGKLTGMAFRVPTANVSVVDLTVNLKEGASYEAICAAMKEASEGELKGVLGYTEDQVVSQDFIGEVQTSVFDAKAGIALTDNFVKVVSWYDNEIGYSNKVLDLIAHISK
- the msrB gene encoding peptide-methionine (R)-S-oxide reductase MsrB, with translation MEQDNKKVIKPNEYWREKLSEEEYRICREQGTEAPFTGKLLQNKETGVYSCTCCQAPLFQSDNKYDSGCGWPSFDAPINDQAIRYLEDLSHGMVRTEIRCAACDSHLGHVFPDGPKTTGERFCVNSVSLIFNNS
- a CDS encoding DUF2989 domain-containing protein codes for the protein MNHIRALLILSLAIALSGCFENRQNTDKLCADNPRLQCERLNMNDGQCRVPRTDLIWHRNDVLKQPTDSNIIAEYHYLAAYKKCLELASQIQPIEQPGLKERRFNALINSGEDLEQLVERIRQSSSPESLYFLWSQTGDDEAQRSFLQLEGTPALDTPEMQYALATFYTSRDLEKTISLLNKSLELSKGKNLNTDIFKTLASITYQQNRKEQAYIWAMVASRFDVPIIGSAQEMKILYGFSQDKYKQLDDIADNIENALDSGRYQRDMVPNFN
- a CDS encoding DUF1315 family protein codes for the protein MDAEQLINAITPEAYERLLYAVETGKWPEGTPLSHEQRDSCMQAVMLYQSKHNAEAQHMTVAQGGEISFKSKAELKKQFKQDQQDIVRVNPNKDA
- a CDS encoding YchJ family protein codes for the protein MQYCPCGTAKRYSDCCEPIHLDHSKATTPEKLMRSRYSAHVKQLVDYVVETYHPSCHANEQREEIKQSIESDWCKLEVINTEVGKDANEGFVTFKAYFNDDKTQHCLEERSRFVRENGLWYYIDGTFPEPDIDPRLNQTIKQLKVGRNDPCICGSGKKFKKCCG
- a CDS encoding HDOD domain-containing protein produces the protein MKNSYIARQPILGRDKHTVGYELLFRDGPKNTFPEVDPDHATSRLLSDHFLNTHYDTLGDKLGFVNFPYQSLVNKVPTLFPKDNMVVEILEDCAPTQELLQAIKEMAEEGYKIALDDFVPSKEWKAFLPYISIIKFDIRLVPIEKAKIFMMSLEGSNIEFLAEKVENYEEFEQAKRAGFEYFQGYFFSKPEIISKKALEPAFMTIIQLLTEISKDDIDYNTIESLISKDVSLSYKLLTFVNSSAIVQTQIQSFRQALVYLGEDKLRKFISLVSLASSQDSKPDYLYGLSIQRARFCELIGEKLQVELGAGQAFLTGMFSLLDSLLDKPLDLIVNEIPIEEAVKLALTKNAGILGSILMLTEAYELAEWEEVSNLSESLGLNPKDIISSYNASVKWTADLLSVSTK
- a CDS encoding peptidylprolyl isomerase; this encodes MITLHTNFGDIKVKLNEEKAPETCANFLQYCRDGFYDNTLFHRVIDGFMIQGGGMESGLREKATRASIKNEANNGLSNKVGTLAMARTMEPHSASSQFFINVSNNTFLDFRSESLDGWGYCVFAEVVEGMDIVNQIKGVSTGSQGMHQDVPLEDVVITGTTIED